A region of the Ignavibacteria bacterium genome:
GAGTGTAGTAATGGGTATATGCGAAAGGATTTATGTTATTGAATACGGCAAGAAAATAGCTGAAGGATTGCCGTCAGAAATACAGTCGAATGAAAAGGTTATTGAAGCATATTTAGGAGATACGAAACACCATGCTTAAGATTGAAAACCTGAACGTTAATTACGGTGCCATAAAGGCAGTCAAAGATATTACCATTGAAGTTAAAAAAGGTGAAATAGTAACTCTAATCGGTGCGAACGGTGCGGGGAAGTCAACGATACTTCGCACAATCTCTTCAATCATAAAAGCCGCATCCGGCAGAATACTTTTAGAAGGAAAAGATATATCTAATTTACCACCTCACAAAATAGTTGAGCTTGGCATTTCTCAGGCACCCGAAGGAAGAATGATTTTTTCAAACCTGACTGTTCAGGAGAATCTTGAAATGGGTGCATTCACACGCAAAGATAAAGATAACATTCACTACGACCTCGAATTTATTTTTACACTTTTCCCTCGTCTCAAGGAAAGGTTAAAGCAGCCCGGTGGTACGCTAAGCGGAGGCGAGCAGCAGATGCTCGCAATCTCACGTGCTATCATGTCAAAACCGAAACTGCTTCTACTTGATGAACCTTCACTCGGTATAGCACCTATATTAGTAAAACAGATATTTGAAAAGATTAAATCTCTTAAAGATGCTTCAGGGCTTACAATCTTACTTGTTGAGCAGAATGCTAACATAGCATTATCAATTTCAGATTACGCATATGTACTCGAAACGGGCACCATTAAACTGGAAGGAGAGGCAAAAGCCATGGCAGATAATCCTGAAGTTCGGAAAGCTTATTTGGGCGAATAATTCCTTTATTTTCACTATTTTTGTAGTACCTCTAACAATAAACTATTACCAA
Encoded here:
- a CDS encoding ABC transporter ATP-binding protein produces the protein MLKIENLNVNYGAIKAVKDITIEVKKGEIVTLIGANGAGKSTILRTISSIIKAASGRILLEGKDISNLPPHKIVELGISQAPEGRMIFSNLTVQENLEMGAFTRKDKDNIHYDLEFIFTLFPRLKERLKQPGGTLSGGEQQMLAISRAIMSKPKLLLLDEPSLGIAPILVKQIFEKIKSLKDASGLTILLVEQNANIALSISDYAYVLETGTIKLEGEAKAMADNPEVRKAYLGE